A single region of the Saprospiraceae bacterium genome encodes:
- a CDS encoding prephenate dehydratase, with protein MMHVALKTESDEATQQRSLRVAIQGYAGAFHEIAARACFKDIDLEIVPAHTFEDLVSMIEAGEFTDVGLMAIENTLAGSLMANYHLLKASKLKIVGETFLRIRQNLLAMPGQKIEDLKEVHSHPIAIAQCEAFFRAHPHIRLVETVDTALSAKRVSEEKLMDVGALASTLAGELYHLEVLAPGIETNKNNHTRFLVLQRENEVRNLEGVDKVSLCFTTGHEPGSLYKVLAVLAAYNVNLTKIQSAPIIGKPWEYMFFVDFVTEGALSYEQAIEAIRPLTHELDLLGVYKQGEHFEY; from the coding sequence ATGATGCATGTAGCACTAAAAACAGAATCAGATGAGGCCACCCAGCAAAGAAGTTTACGGGTAGCTATTCAGGGTTATGCTGGGGCTTTCCACGAAATAGCTGCTCGCGCCTGTTTTAAGGATATCGACCTGGAAATTGTCCCTGCTCACACCTTCGAAGATCTGGTGAGTATGATCGAAGCAGGCGAATTTACAGATGTAGGTTTGATGGCTATAGAAAACACCTTGGCAGGAAGCTTGATGGCCAACTACCACTTGCTGAAAGCATCAAAATTAAAGATTGTTGGAGAGACTTTTCTTCGCATCAGGCAAAATCTATTGGCTATGCCCGGTCAGAAAATAGAAGACCTGAAGGAGGTTCATTCCCATCCGATCGCGATTGCTCAGTGCGAGGCGTTTTTCCGTGCTCACCCGCATATTCGGCTGGTAGAAACGGTTGATACCGCCTTGAGTGCCAAAAGAGTAAGTGAAGAAAAACTGATGGATGTAGGTGCTTTGGCTAGTACTTTGGCCGGAGAGCTCTACCACTTGGAGGTGCTCGCCCCTGGTATTGAAACCAATAAAAATAACCATACCCGCTTTTTAGTTTTGCAAAGGGAGAATGAGGTGCGTAACCTAGAAGGGGTTGATAAAGTTTCGCTTTGTTTTACTACGGGCCATGAGCCAGGTAGCCTGTACAAAGTCCTGGCCGTTTTGGCAGCTTATAATGTCAACCTGACTAAAATTCAATCCGCTCCGATCATTGGTAAGCCTTGGGAGTATATGTTTTTTGTTGATTTTGTGACAGAAGGAGCGCTGAGCTACGAGCAAGCCATTGAAGCAATTCGTCCCTTGACACATGAACTCGACTTGTTGGGCGTTTATAAGCAAGGAGAACATTTTGAGTATTGA
- the recR gene encoding recombination mediator RecR: MNFSSKLIEEAVNAFASLPGIGKKTALRLVLHLVGQDQESSESFATAIVKMRQNIKECKTCHNISDQEICEVCADKRRDERMVCVVESIRDVMAIEDTGQFRGVYHVLGGVISPIEGVGPADLNINSLVNRVNQGDIKEVIMAISPTIEGDTTIFFISKQLQDSSVKISTIARGISFGGELEYADELTLGRSIVSRVPYRVGE, from the coding sequence ATGAATTTTTCATCCAAATTGATAGAAGAGGCAGTCAATGCGTTTGCTAGTTTACCAGGGATTGGTAAAAAGACCGCCTTGCGTTTAGTTTTGCATTTGGTGGGGCAAGACCAGGAGTCGAGCGAATCCTTTGCTACTGCCATTGTTAAAATGAGGCAAAATATAAAAGAATGTAAAACCTGCCATAATATTTCGGATCAGGAGATATGTGAGGTTTGTGCAGATAAGCGCAGAGATGAGCGCATGGTATGCGTGGTGGAAAGCATTCGAGATGTCATGGCGATTGAAGACACGGGCCAATTCAGAGGTGTCTACCACGTTTTAGGAGGCGTGATTTCGCCTATTGAAGGGGTTGGGCCGGCTGATTTGAATATCAATTCTTTGGTAAACCGGGTGAACCAGGGCGACATCAAAGAAGTTATTATGGCCATCAGTCCAACCATAGAAGGAGACACCACGATCTTTTTTATTTCTAAGCAACTACAAGATAGTTCCGTCAAAATCAGTACGATTGCTCGTGGCATTTCATTTGGCGGAGAATTGGAGTATGCGGATGAGCTGACCCTGGGGCGGTCAATTGTGTCGAGGGTGCCGTATCGGGTGGGAGAGTAG
- a CDS encoding CoA-binding protein has translation MKKTLILGASTNPSRASYQAVFRLIHGGHQPVLVGVKKGDVSGIPILHGQPPLEGIDTISLYLNPQRQVEFYDYILQLAPKRIIFNPGTENPELVQLARQQGIEVDIACTLVLLATDQY, from the coding sequence ATGAAAAAAACCTTAATTCTCGGTGCATCTACCAATCCAAGCCGGGCCTCCTACCAGGCCGTGTTCCGACTGATTCATGGCGGACACCAGCCAGTGTTGGTGGGGGTCAAGAAAGGAGATGTATCGGGAATTCCTATTCTCCATGGCCAACCTCCACTTGAAGGTATTGATACCATTAGCCTGTATCTAAACCCGCAACGACAAGTCGAGTTCTACGATTATATCCTCCAGCTCGCGCCTAAACGCATCATTTTCAATCCTGGTACAGAAAACCCCGAATTGGTTCAACTTGCCCGTCAGCAGGGTATCGAGGTTGACATAGCCTGTACCTTGGTATTATTAGCAACCGACCAATATTAG
- a CDS encoding molybdopterin-dependent oxidoreductase, with product MKTTINGQSFEFEPQPEETAIAIIREKAQLTGTKLACGAGVCGACTILVDGKPMTACLLPAHSLEGKKIKTVEAHPANDLHPVQRAFMAHDGLQCGFCTPGFINESIAFYEQWRREHGKTEPSKAQVAYAMSGHLCRCGAYTGIYKAIQRACAGDFDETAQIVSPRVEAIEKVTGQAKYTVDIQYESMLEGKLLGSRYANAKILSIDMEAALAMPGVEAVIDVLEDKHRVVRFVGQPILAIAAIDEQTLHEAIQKINIQYDIRPFVTNMAEALQPGAPQVYPESKKVPPNASEGPIPPGKWEGNLRTPFINHFLSKRKGKAQAIYSKAANDPALHLVERTYKTSGQTHTALEPHAAVACWEGNEKLIVHVSTQVIAPLARAIAKHFKLKKEQVEVFSEFVGGAFGAKQGLTIEIKSAIALSRHAQKPVRLAYDRMEEMVLGGYRPFTQTELALAVDKSGQPKALVAKIYGNSGVAVQSQVAPWLRFTYTGMPKALEDFDVVTNAPGARPFRAPSGPAAFWALESAIDEMAHKIGMDPIALRRKWDNNEIRPPLYDWAEKIPAWANRGPVNTSNERFKKGIGLAIGNWFNIYHNATKIELTASHKGLVAKTAAQDMGNGLRSVIAKAIAEEFGISPLEVKVEIGQSGYVEGPGSTGSRATNSVYPTAIEAAQKVKRQLISAIGVKNGRWEGAGIRHEGGYLPLALVLQQAPSIRVTTKRGSNGWFDIMGKMPSGELGASLILKMTGAVYIAEVVVDTLLGNIKVTKVWAGLGVGKITNPVLAKSQVYGGVIQGMGYALYEERQIDPTTGTLLSFGLEDYRIPGIGDTPEIDVHFYEGGFEQVKGEACGLSELSKLPVAAAIGNAVFHATGWRPTEIPMRPHLVLEGVGDGE from the coding sequence ATGAAAACCACCATTAATGGTCAATCTTTCGAATTCGAGCCACAGCCCGAGGAGACGGCTATCGCTATCATCCGGGAAAAAGCGCAACTTACTGGCACCAAACTGGCGTGTGGCGCTGGGGTATGTGGCGCATGTACCATACTGGTCGATGGCAAACCCATGACGGCTTGCCTCCTGCCCGCCCATTCTCTGGAAGGAAAAAAGATCAAAACGGTTGAAGCGCATCCTGCCAATGACCTCCACCCCGTTCAGCGGGCTTTTATGGCACATGATGGTTTGCAATGTGGCTTTTGTACCCCCGGCTTCATCAATGAATCCATTGCTTTTTATGAGCAGTGGCGAAGGGAACATGGCAAAACAGAGCCGTCTAAAGCCCAGGTGGCCTACGCCATGTCTGGGCATCTTTGCAGATGTGGCGCTTATACGGGCATTTACAAAGCCATACAACGTGCTTGTGCAGGTGATTTTGATGAGACAGCTCAAATCGTTTCTCCGAGGGTCGAAGCTATTGAAAAAGTCACGGGTCAAGCCAAATATACCGTTGATATTCAGTATGAAAGCATGTTGGAAGGAAAGCTGCTGGGTTCTCGCTATGCCAATGCCAAAATTCTAAGTATTGATATGGAAGCAGCCTTAGCTATGCCTGGCGTAGAAGCCGTCATTGACGTGCTAGAGGACAAACACAGGGTAGTCCGTTTTGTTGGCCAACCCATACTGGCCATCGCAGCCATTGACGAACAAACCCTCCATGAAGCCATTCAAAAAATCAATATCCAATATGATATTCGCCCCTTCGTGACAAATATGGCAGAGGCCTTGCAGCCTGGTGCGCCTCAGGTTTATCCCGAATCCAAGAAAGTGCCGCCAAATGCTTCCGAAGGCCCTATTCCCCCCGGCAAATGGGAAGGCAACCTGAGAACGCCATTCATCAACCACTTTTTATCCAAACGAAAAGGCAAAGCACAGGCAATTTACTCCAAAGCAGCCAATGATCCAGCTTTACACCTGGTTGAAAGAACCTACAAGACCTCGGGGCAAACCCACACGGCACTCGAACCACATGCCGCTGTAGCCTGTTGGGAGGGCAATGAAAAATTGATTGTTCACGTTTCCACCCAAGTCATCGCCCCTTTGGCCAGGGCCATTGCCAAACATTTCAAACTAAAAAAAGAACAAGTAGAGGTGTTTTCTGAATTTGTCGGCGGGGCATTTGGTGCCAAACAAGGCCTAACCATAGAAATAAAATCGGCGATAGCACTTAGTCGCCATGCCCAAAAACCGGTTCGTTTAGCCTATGACCGGATGGAGGAAATGGTGCTAGGAGGATACCGGCCATTTACCCAGACGGAATTAGCCTTGGCCGTCGATAAATCAGGTCAGCCCAAGGCCCTCGTTGCCAAAATTTACGGCAATTCTGGCGTGGCTGTACAGTCACAGGTCGCTCCCTGGCTGCGGTTCACATACACTGGCATGCCAAAGGCATTGGAAGATTTTGATGTCGTGACCAATGCGCCGGGTGCGCGGCCATTCCGTGCGCCCAGCGGCCCGGCAGCATTTTGGGCATTGGAGTCAGCTATAGATGAAATGGCACACAAAATAGGTATGGACCCCATTGCCTTAAGAAGAAAGTGGGACAACAATGAGATACGACCACCGCTCTATGATTGGGCAGAAAAGATACCGGCATGGGCCAACAGAGGACCTGTCAACACCTCAAATGAAAGATTCAAAAAGGGTATTGGTCTGGCCATCGGCAATTGGTTTAATATCTATCATAATGCTACAAAAATAGAACTAACGGCTTCTCACAAAGGCTTAGTGGCCAAAACTGCCGCTCAGGATATGGGGAATGGCCTGCGATCCGTCATTGCCAAAGCCATCGCCGAAGAATTTGGTATTTCTCCCTTGGAAGTAAAAGTGGAGATAGGTCAGTCTGGTTATGTGGAAGGCCCCGGTTCGACGGGAAGCCGGGCGACCAATTCGGTCTACCCGACAGCTATTGAGGCGGCACAAAAAGTAAAACGACAGCTTATTTCGGCCATCGGCGTAAAAAATGGCCGTTGGGAGGGGGCGGGCATTCGTCATGAAGGCGGATACTTGCCATTGGCGCTAGTATTGCAGCAGGCCCCCAGCATTCGTGTAACGACCAAAAGAGGAAGCAATGGTTGGTTTGATATCATGGGGAAAATGCCAAGTGGAGAATTAGGTGCCAGCCTCATTCTAAAAATGACAGGGGCCGTATATATTGCGGAAGTTGTGGTTGACACCCTCCTGGGTAATATCAAAGTAACAAAAGTATGGGCAGGTCTGGGGGTTGGTAAAATCACTAATCCAGTGTTAGCCAAAAGCCAGGTTTATGGTGGGGTCATTCAAGGAATGGGTTATGCGCTATATGAAGAACGGCAGATCGATCCAACGACAGGCACCCTGTTAAGTTTCGGATTGGAAGATTATCGCATCCCAGGTATCGGAGACACACCAGAGATAGACGTTCACTTTTATGAAGGCGGATTTGAGCAGGTCAAAGGAGAAGCTTGTGGCTTGTCCGAGTTATCCAAGCTCCCCGTGGCGGCGGCTATTGGCAATGCCGTTTTTCATGCAACTGGCTGGCGACCTACCGAGATTCCGATGCGTCCTCACTTGGTGTTGGAGGGAGTGGGGGATGGAGAGTGA
- a CDS encoding helix-turn-helix domain-containing protein — MTEKQEAILHAALKLFATQGYNSTPTSQIAKEAGVSEGLIFRHYGNKEGLLNAVLQQGENSFKLLFADIVMEPNPKTVIRKTINIPFSVPQEEYEFWRLQYKLKWELGHNSQEKIKPLLQALTLAFDQLNYASPALEAELLYFKIDAIGGAILQDALKNKEQMRDFLLSKYKV; from the coding sequence ATGACTGAAAAACAAGAAGCGATTCTCCATGCCGCCCTCAAACTATTTGCAACGCAAGGCTATAATTCTACGCCTACTAGCCAAATTGCAAAAGAAGCAGGCGTCTCCGAAGGATTAATTTTCAGGCATTATGGCAACAAAGAAGGACTACTTAATGCAGTTTTACAACAAGGTGAAAATAGTTTTAAGCTGCTATTCGCCGATATTGTCATGGAGCCAAATCCCAAAACAGTCATCCGCAAAACCATCAACATCCCTTTTTCGGTCCCCCAGGAAGAATATGAATTTTGGCGACTACAGTATAAACTAAAATGGGAATTGGGGCATAATTCCCAAGAGAAAATAAAACCTTTATTACAAGCTTTAACCCTGGCCTTCGATCAACTGAATTATGCCTCACCTGCTTTGGAGGCCGAATTACTTTATTTTAAAATTGATGCTATAGGCGGAGCCATCCTTCAAGATGCTTTAAAGAACAAGGAACAAATGAGGGATTTCCTGCTGTCCAAGTATAAGGTGTGA
- a CDS encoding pyruvate dehydrogenase complex dihydrolipoamide acetyltransferase, translating into MAEVIRMPRMSDTMEEGNIVGWLKEEGESVEAGDTIAEVETDKATMELDSFVDGVLLHIAIKEGPVPIDGVIAVIGKKGEDWKAALAAANGGNGSSQQEAPAVAAQTAEAAPVAQATPAPSATTPDDKRLKASPLAKNLAKEAGIDIHSVQGSGDQGRIVKKDVEALIASPQAAPAPPPQATPPAPQAKTEKPAAPATTPFTYGGGEANFEDKPVSQMRKVIARRLGESKFTAPHFYLTVDINMDKAVQLRNRLKDVSPAKISFNDLVIKAAAAALRQHPAVNASWMGDVIRYNKDIHIGVAVAVPDGLLVPVVRYAEMKTLSQINTEVRHLAGKAKDKKLQPDEMQGNTFTISNLGMFGIEEFTAIINPPDACILAVGSIIEKPIVKDGQIVIGNMMKVTLSCDHRVVDGATGAQFLQTFTEILEDPIRLLV; encoded by the coding sequence ATGGCTGAAGTCATACGCATGCCCCGCATGAGCGATACAATGGAAGAAGGGAATATTGTCGGTTGGTTGAAAGAAGAAGGTGAATCCGTGGAAGCTGGTGACACCATTGCAGAAGTGGAAACCGACAAGGCAACCATGGAATTGGACAGTTTTGTCGATGGTGTTTTATTGCATATCGCTATTAAAGAAGGGCCCGTTCCAATTGATGGTGTTATCGCTGTCATCGGCAAAAAAGGAGAAGATTGGAAAGCGGCCTTAGCCGCAGCCAATGGTGGAAATGGATCAAGTCAGCAGGAAGCTCCTGCGGTAGCAGCTCAGACGGCCGAAGCAGCGCCGGTCGCCCAGGCAACTCCTGCACCTAGCGCCACTACACCAGACGATAAACGACTAAAAGCCAGCCCACTAGCTAAAAACCTGGCCAAAGAAGCAGGCATTGATATACATAGCGTCCAAGGGAGTGGTGACCAAGGAAGAATCGTAAAAAAAGATGTAGAAGCCCTCATCGCTAGCCCACAAGCGGCGCCAGCACCTCCGCCTCAAGCCACTCCTCCTGCCCCACAAGCTAAAACAGAAAAACCAGCAGCACCTGCCACCACGCCATTTACCTATGGCGGCGGAGAGGCTAACTTCGAAGACAAACCGGTCAGCCAAATGCGCAAAGTGATTGCCCGACGCCTGGGTGAAAGCAAGTTTACCGCACCCCACTTCTATCTGACCGTAGACATCAATATGGATAAAGCGGTGCAATTGCGCAATCGCCTCAAAGATGTCTCTCCCGCAAAAATCTCCTTCAATGATCTAGTCATCAAAGCAGCTGCGGCGGCATTGCGCCAGCATCCAGCTGTAAATGCCAGTTGGATGGGAGATGTCATTCGATACAATAAGGATATTCATATCGGGGTAGCCGTAGCTGTCCCTGATGGTTTGCTCGTGCCTGTCGTCAGGTATGCAGAGATGAAGACCCTTTCCCAAATCAATACAGAAGTTCGCCACCTCGCCGGAAAAGCGAAGGATAAGAAATTGCAGCCAGACGAAATGCAAGGCAATACCTTTACCATTTCCAATCTTGGCATGTTTGGGATAGAAGAATTCACGGCCATCATCAATCCGCCTGATGCTTGTATCCTTGCCGTAGGTTCTATCATAGAAAAACCCATTGTAAAAGACGGTCAGATTGTGATAGGCAACATGATGAAAGTAACCCTTAGTTGCGATCATCGGGTGGTCGATGGCGCCACTGGTGCACAATTCCTTCAAACCTTTACGGAAATTCTCGAAGATCCTATTCGTTTGTTGGTATAA
- a CDS encoding PQQ-dependent sugar dehydrogenase: MSSSNHLFHSFGSTVKRVTLLFCVFYAASGNTQSRLTLVEFARGLTKPVDISHAGDERLFIVEKNGYIRILQANGALETTPFLDIDDRVRGNESERGLLGLAFHPDYANNGYFFVNYTNNDGDTRISRFKVSANNPNQADPNSEKILLSVDQPFENHNGGELAFGPDGYLYIALGDGGSGGDPNNAGQTRTNLLGKMLRIDVNNGNPYAIPADNPFANDDFTLDEVWALGLRNPWRFSFDRLTGDLWIGDVGQGNWEEINFQLANSSGGENYGWRCYEGNAPFNTSGCPGANNLVFPIHDYSSNFTIGCSVTGGFVYRGSAFPDLYGHYVYTDYCSGRIWSIVPDGEGGWTNTEWLDGSNSQYSSFGEDQNGELYLAAIGGGQIFRVVDQCAQLSVSATVNFITCTGAADGSIQLAVENPANNFDLSWSNGETSTSIENLAPGAYSYTLTNDWGCTRTESFFIMEPFPALVTINANGNQLSVSDEWETYQWLLNGDPIPGASEPTFTALISGDYTIEVADGEGCTFVSQVLSVQVSAINEELNIPGLVISPNPSSDAFAIEMAPKQGLTLQLLDETGRLHFQQRVAVMGKQQLEVPVKHLSAGVYFFTFTSGDKKLIRKVIKD, translated from the coding sequence ATGTCATCCTCAAATCATTTATTCCATTCTTTTGGTTCAACGGTAAAACGCGTTACCTTATTATTTTGTGTATTTTATGCCGCCTCAGGAAATACCCAATCTCGCCTGACCCTGGTAGAATTTGCCAGAGGCTTAACCAAACCGGTGGACATCAGCCATGCGGGAGATGAACGTTTATTTATTGTGGAAAAAAACGGATATATCCGTATTCTTCAAGCTAACGGTGCTTTGGAAACAACACCTTTTTTGGACATCGACGATCGGGTGCGCGGCAATGAATCAGAACGTGGCTTGTTGGGCTTGGCCTTCCACCCGGATTATGCCAATAACGGTTATTTCTTTGTCAATTATACCAACAATGATGGCGATACGCGGATCTCTCGCTTCAAGGTAAGTGCTAACAATCCCAATCAGGCAGATCCTAATAGTGAGAAAATTTTATTATCGGTGGACCAGCCCTTTGAAAATCATAATGGAGGGGAGTTGGCTTTTGGGCCTGACGGTTATCTCTATATTGCCCTCGGTGATGGCGGCTCAGGCGGCGACCCCAATAATGCGGGCCAGACCAGAACCAATTTACTGGGTAAAATGCTCCGAATTGATGTAAATAATGGTAATCCTTATGCCATTCCGGCAGATAACCCATTTGCAAATGACGATTTTACCCTGGATGAGGTATGGGCTTTAGGGCTGCGTAATCCCTGGCGATTTAGCTTCGATCGACTAACAGGTGACCTCTGGATTGGCGATGTGGGCCAAGGAAATTGGGAGGAAATAAATTTCCAGTTGGCGAATAGTTCAGGAGGTGAAAACTATGGTTGGCGTTGTTATGAGGGGAATGCACCCTTCAACACAAGTGGTTGCCCGGGAGCCAATAATTTAGTTTTTCCTATCCATGATTATAGCAGCAACTTCACCATTGGCTGTTCCGTTACAGGTGGGTTTGTTTATAGAGGAAGTGCTTTTCCCGACTTGTACGGGCATTATGTTTATACAGATTATTGTTCGGGCCGTATTTGGTCGATTGTTCCTGACGGCGAAGGCGGGTGGACCAACACCGAATGGTTGGATGGTTCGAATAGCCAATATTCCAGTTTTGGCGAAGACCAAAATGGGGAACTGTACCTGGCGGCCATAGGTGGCGGCCAAATCTTTCGGGTAGTGGATCAATGCGCACAGCTGTCCGTTAGTGCTACGGTTAATTTTATCACTTGTACTGGTGCGGCAGATGGCAGTATTCAGTTAGCCGTTGAAAATCCAGCGAATAACTTTGACCTGAGTTGGTCTAATGGAGAGACCAGCACTAGTATCGAAAATTTGGCACCGGGAGCATATAGCTATACCCTGACCAATGATTGGGGCTGTACCCGTACGGAGTCCTTTTTTATCATGGAACCTTTTCCGGCCTTGGTCACCATTAATGCAAATGGCAACCAATTATCGGTATCAGACGAATGGGAAACTTATCAATGGTTGCTCAACGGCGATCCTATTCCCGGGGCAAGCGAGCCGACTTTTACGGCGCTTATCTCTGGCGATTATACCATAGAAGTGGCTGACGGTGAGGGATGCACCTTTGTTTCACAGGTCCTCAGCGTCCAGGTGAGCGCCATCAACGAAGAACTGAATATCCCCGGCTTAGTCATTAGTCCCAACCCATCAAGTGATGCTTTTGCTATTGAGATGGCCCCAAAACAAGGGCTGACCCTACAACTATTAGATGAAACCGGTCGCCTACATTTTCAGCAAAGGGTAGCCGTGATGGGCAAGCAGCAGTTGGAAGTCCCGGTGAAGCACCTTTCGGCGGGCGTTTATTTTTTTACTTTTACCAGCGGGGATAAAAAATTGATACGGAAAGTTATAAAAGATTAA
- a CDS encoding glycosyltransferase, whose protein sequence is MKLSVIIVNYNVKYFLEQALLSVRRAAKGIDMEVWVVDNNSVDESVAMVREKFPEVHLVANEGNPGFAIANNQAIREASGEYVLLLNPDTVVEEDTFEVCVSFMDNHPEVGGLGVRMIDGSGKFLPESKRGFPTPWVAFAKTFGLSRLFPKSRLFNHYHLGYLEEDQPHEVEVLAGAFMWLRRSVLDEIGLLDEAFFMYGEDIDLSYRIVEAGYKNYYLPETTIIHYKGESTKKGSLNYVRAFYKAMIIFAQKHLGRQAKLLVLMLRFAIYLRAFLTLLSNFFKKAYLPILDAGIIYAGLYFLKGFWASYHFKDPNYYDEVILYFNFPLYILIWLLTVYFSGAYDDRFGIRRMVSGLFVGTVILAAVYGFLDLEYRPSRVLILLGAAWAIFSMVLLRFFLHFIQFGSFAIGRSQQSNLVIVGDKTESERVQRLLMQAQITKNLIGTVSADASSNDADYLSPIRQLDEVVHIYKINEVIFCSKNISSQDIMYWMTQLGPLLDYKIVPEDSLSIIGSSSKNTAGELYTIDVRFGIAERSNRRNKRLIDIGLALFLLISFPLQTLIISNPGGLWQNIWQVLFGRKTWVGYAIIDSQKEKLPALPVAVLTPLAVLNIDHLSERTIQRINLFYAKDYRINQDLDIIWKAYRKLGQVTSPLQ, encoded by the coding sequence ATGAAACTATCCGTTATCATCGTCAATTACAATGTAAAGTATTTCCTGGAACAAGCATTATTGTCGGTTCGTCGGGCTGCTAAGGGTATCGATATGGAGGTATGGGTGGTAGATAATAACTCGGTAGATGAGTCGGTGGCGATGGTGCGGGAGAAATTTCCGGAGGTGCATTTGGTGGCGAATGAGGGCAATCCTGGATTTGCGATAGCCAATAACCAGGCGATTCGAGAAGCTTCGGGGGAGTATGTGCTTTTATTAAACCCGGATACGGTAGTGGAGGAGGATACCTTTGAAGTCTGCGTATCATTTATGGATAATCACCCGGAAGTGGGGGGGCTGGGGGTGCGGATGATCGATGGATCGGGCAAGTTTCTGCCGGAATCCAAGCGGGGCTTTCCGACACCCTGGGTTGCTTTTGCCAAGACCTTTGGCCTTTCCAGGCTCTTTCCAAAATCCAGGTTATTTAATCATTATCATTTGGGATACCTGGAAGAAGATCAGCCTCATGAAGTAGAAGTATTGGCTGGCGCTTTTATGTGGTTGCGGCGGTCAGTATTGGATGAAATAGGCCTGTTGGATGAAGCCTTTTTTATGTACGGAGAAGATATTGATTTATCCTATCGCATTGTCGAGGCTGGGTATAAAAACTATTACTTACCGGAAACGACGATTATCCATTATAAAGGAGAAAGCACCAAAAAAGGAAGCCTCAATTACGTTCGTGCTTTTTATAAAGCCATGATTATTTTTGCCCAAAAGCACCTGGGGCGGCAGGCAAAATTATTGGTGTTGATGCTTCGGTTTGCTATTTACCTTCGTGCATTCTTGACCTTGCTCTCCAACTTTTTTAAAAAAGCTTATTTACCAATACTAGATGCTGGTATTATTTATGCTGGCCTTTATTTTTTAAAAGGTTTTTGGGCTTCCTACCATTTTAAGGACCCTAATTATTACGATGAGGTTATTTTGTATTTCAACTTTCCATTATACATTCTGATTTGGTTACTGACGGTTTATTTTAGTGGCGCTTATGACGATCGTTTTGGCATCCGGCGGATGGTGAGTGGTCTGTTTGTGGGGACGGTCATTTTAGCTGCGGTCTATGGGTTTTTAGATTTGGAATACCGGCCATCGAGGGTTTTGATCCTATTAGGTGCTGCCTGGGCAATTTTTAGTATGGTTTTGTTGCGCTTTTTCCTCCATTTTATACAGTTTGGTAGTTTTGCCATCGGGCGTTCTCAGCAGTCGAACCTGGTGATTGTTGGCGATAAAACGGAAAGTGAACGGGTCCAACGCTTGCTGATGCAAGCCCAAATCACCAAAAACCTGATTGGAACGGTTAGCGCTGATGCTAGCTCCAATGACGCTGACTACCTGAGCCCTATCAGGCAACTAGACGAAGTCGTTCATATCTATAAGATAAATGAAGTGATTTTTTGCTCCAAAAACATTAGTAGCCAGGATATTATGTATTGGATGACCCAGTTGGGGCCTTTGTTGGACTATAAAATTGTACCGGAAGACAGCCTCAGTATTATAGGAAGTAGTTCTAAAAATACAGCTGGAGAACTCTATACCATTGATGTTCGTTTTGGTATTGCCGAACGGAGTAATAGAAGAAACAAGCGCCTGATCGATATTGGGCTAGCGCTTTTTTTACTAATAAGTTTTCCTTTACAAACACTTATCATTAGCAACCCCGGCGGTTTATGGCAGAATATATGGCAGGTGTTGTTCGGCCGAAAAACCTGGGTTGGATACGCTATCATTGATAGCCAAAAGGAAAAATTGCCAGCACTTCCGGTTGCCGTGTTGACCCCATTAGCCGTTTTAAACATCGATCACCTTTCGGAAAGGACTATTCAGCGTATCAATCTGTTTTATGCAAAGGATTATCGCATCAACCAGGACCTGGATATCATTTGGAAAGCCTATCGGAAATTAGGCCAGGTTACTAGTCCGCTACAATAG